CATCGCGCGCGTCGCGGTGGTCGCGGCTGGCCAAAGCGCCGCCGCGCTCTCGGAGGCCGGCATGGTGTTCGAGGGCGTTCCGGAGGTGGTCGAGCTCAAGCGCGAGGTGCTGGGAGCAGCGTCACGGCAGGTGGGGCCAGACACCATCATCGCATCGACGACGTCGACGATCCTCGTCGACGATCTCTCCGGCGCGATCGTCAATCCGCGCCGCTTCCTCAACGTGCACTGGCTCAACCCGGCCTATCTGATCCCGCTGGTCGAGGTCTCGCCCGGCAAGGCCACCGACCCTGCCATCATCGACGAGGTCAAGGCGCTGCTCGAAGGCATCGGCAAGGTGCCCGTGGTCTGCGCGGCGACCCCCGGATTCATCGTCCCGCGCATCCAGGCGCTGGCAATGAACGAGGCCGCTCGCATGGTCGAGGAAGGCGTCGCCAGTGCCGAGGAGATCGACAAGGCGATCCGTTACGGCTTCGGCTTTCGCTACGCCGTGCTCGGTCTGCTCGAATTCATCGATTGGGGTGGCGGCGACATCCTGTATTACGCGAGCCGCTATCTCGAGGGCGCGCTCGGCAGCGATCGTTACCGGGCGCCGGAGGTGATCTCGCGCAACATGAGCGAGGGACGGATCGGCCTGCGGACGGGCTCCGGCTTCCTCGACTATTCCGGGCTCGATGTCGAGGCCTATCGCGTCGAGCGGCTCAAGGCCATGGTCGACCTGCTCCGCCATTTTGGTTTGGCGCGGCCGCCCGTGCGCAATTAACCGAAGACGTCCTGGAGCACGCCTTCGCGCACGACGGCAACGCCGTCGAGCTCGATGGTGGTTCCCATCATCGGCAG
This genomic stretch from Bradyrhizobium daqingense harbors:
- a CDS encoding 3-hydroxybutyryl-CoA dehydrogenase → MTNRVNIVCLGAGRMGRGIAVAFAYAGHSVTMVDIKARSAEDFARLEADAIGEVQKTFASLSKLGLLTEADVAPLIARVAVVAAGQSAAALSEAGMVFEGVPEVVELKREVLGAASRQVGPDTIIASTTSTILVDDLSGAIVNPRRFLNVHWLNPAYLIPLVEVSPGKATDPAIIDEVKALLEGIGKVPVVCAATPGFIVPRIQALAMNEAARMVEEGVASAEEIDKAIRYGFGFRYAVLGLLEFIDWGGGDILYYASRYLEGALGSDRYRAPEVISRNMSEGRIGLRTGSGFLDYSGLDVEAYRVERLKAMVDLLRHFGLARPPVRN